Proteins encoded together in one Papaver somniferum cultivar HN1 unplaced genomic scaffold, ASM357369v1 unplaced-scaffold_119, whole genome shotgun sequence window:
- the LOC113330850 gene encoding uncharacterized protein LOC113330850, whose amino-acid sequence MGDDTDPPQSRVLTYAEKVLGKKQLLTTTLDLNTLPNPTLKEGKPTVVLSVSYYEEGCDIWKFSLIGRLDFKGINFQDVKNSFEQQWQLGQGRVQFIPMNRGFYIIKLQSMEDRDRILNVEAWMFEQQKLNLMEWFLGFGAEKHNTSHATVWVKFPGLPVEYWIEKTLLAFGKSLGTAFLVDKRTLDHEYGYYASVLIDINFAELDTDGIHILQASASIQLDNNSITQEERGNNVASAGNDWQEPRRRKGKTAPVIPIVPELPNGNQVTLGNGQQANVNNVPNGNRISGVHPQKE is encoded by the exons ATGGGGGATGATACTGATCCTCCCCAATCGCGGGTTCTCACTTATGCTGAAAAAGTTTTAGGCAAAAAACAGTTACTAACAACAACTTTGGATTTGAATACACTGCCAAACCCTACTTTGAAAGAAGGAAAGCCAACAGTTGTGCTTTCGGTTTCTTATTATGAAGAGGGttgcgatatttggaagttcaGTCTTATAGGTCGTCTGGATTTCAAGGGTATCAATTTTCAAGATGTGAAGAATAGTTTTGAGCAGCAATGGCAGCTAGGTCAGGGCCGTGTACAATTCATACCTATGAATAGAGGCTTTTATATCATCAAGTTGCAATCAATGGAAGATCGAGACAGGATTCTTAATGTTGAGGCGTGGATGTTTGAACAACAAAAGCTTAACCTAATGGAATGGTTCCTTGGTTTTGGTGCGGAAAAACACAATACTTCTCATGCTACGGTATGGGTTAAGTTCCCTGGTTTGCCTGTTGAATATTGGATTGAGAAGACTTTACTGGCGTTTGGTAAATCCCTTGGTACTGCATTTTTGGTTGATAAACGCACATTAGATCATGAATATGGTTATTACGCTTCAGTTCTCATAGATATTAACTTTGCTGAGCTTGACACTGATGGTATTCATATTTTG CAAGCTTCAGCGTCAATACAACTGGATAACAATTCGATCACTCAAGAAGAGCGTGGTAATAATGTTGCTAGTGCTGGGAACGATTGGCAAGAGcccagacgtaggaaaggaaaGACAGCTCCTGTCATTCCAATTGTGCCTGAGTTACCTAATGGAAACCAAGTTACTTTGGGTAATGGCCAGCAAGCTAATGTAAATAACGTCCCTAATGGGAATCGGATTTCTGGTGtgcatccacaaaaggagtaa